The DNA region CCGTGCGACGGGGCACGTCAACGAGGTCACCGGCCGCGGACGCCACACCTCCTCCTCCACGGTGTCGCTGCGCTACGTCTCGGACGCCGGTCGCGGCTGGGTCATCGACACCCCCGGCGTGCGCTCGTTCGGCCTGGGGCACGTGCAGCACCAGAACATCCTCGCCGCGTACACGGATCTCGCCGAGATCGCCGAGGACTGCCCCCGCGGCTGCACGCACCTTCCGGAGGCAGTGGACTGCGCCCTGAACCTGGCGGCCGCGGACGGCAGGCTGACCGACTCCGACCGCGCTCGGCTGGATTCGCTGCAGCGGCTGCTCGCGACATTCGAGGGATGAGCGCGTTGGATCGTCGGCTCGTGCTCGCTCCTCGTAGGAATGCCGATGGGGATGCGGCTACGCTGGAGGAGTGACCACGATGCGCCTGGAGCCCGGATCCCCCGCCCCCGACTTCACCCTGCTCGATCAGGATGATCGCAGCGTCTCGCTCTCGGGGCTGCGCGGTCAGAAGGTGATCCTGTACTTCTACCCTGCGGCGATGACGCCGGGATGCACCACCCAGGCCTGCGACTTCCGCGACAGCATCTCCGCCCTGCAGGGGTCGGGATACACCGTCCTCGGCGTCTCACGTGACACGACCGCGAAGCTGCGCGAGTTCCGTGAGCGCGATGCGCTGCCGTTCGAGCTGCTCAGCGACCCGGACCACGCCGTCCACAGCGCCTACGGCGTGTGGGGCGAGAAGATGAACTACGGCAAGGTCATCGAGGGCGTCATCCGCTCGACCTTCGTCATCGACGAGTCCGGTGACATCATCCTGGCGCAGTACAACGTGAAGGCCACCGGGCACGTCGCACGGCTGCGCAAGACTCTCGGTATCGACGCCTGAGAGTCACTCGTCGTCGATCGCGTCGCGACGGCGCAGCCGTGGGTCGTCGGCGCCCTCACGGCGGACGGTGGCGATCAGCGCCACGAGCCCCGCGATCCCGGCGACGCCGATCACCAGGACGAACGACCAGGGCGTGGGCTGGATGCCCAGCGCCGCGAGCGCCAGGGCGATGCCCAGCACCTGGAGCACGATGCCGCCCGAGCGCGCCCAGGAGGCGTGCCGCAGCACGCCGAGGGCGAAGGCGACGAGGGCCGCGGCGCCGATGAACGTGAGGACGATGAGCGCCACCCCGCTGGGGATCGACGAGGCGTCCCCCGACCCCAGTGCGAACAGCTCGATGACGCCGATCACCGTGATGGCCGCTCCCTCGAGCGCCAGGATGACGGCGGCGAGGACGGCGGAGCCTGACCTGCGCACGCGCACTCCTCCCAAGAGTTGTCTGAAAACCCTTGATTTCGCTTGTCTTCTGTAACACAATGGACAAAGCCATGTGCTCCCACATCGGAGTGGGGCGGGGTCTCTCCCCCCGCATGACCAGGGTAGCTGACTCCCGATCCGCTTCCCGAACTCGAGAGCCGCCTCGCGGCCACCACACCGAACATCAATTCTGAGGAGCCATCAATGGACTGGCGCGACAAAGCCGCCTGCCTTACCGTCGACCCCGAGCTGTTCTTCCCCGTCGGGAACACCGGTCCCGCCGTCGACCAGATCGAGAAGGCGAAGGCCGTCTGCGCCACCTGCACCGTCACCGAGATCTGCCTCCAGTACGCGCTGGAGTCCGGTCAGGACTCCGGAGTATGGGGTGGTCTCTCCGAGGACGAGCGTCGCGCACTGAAGCGCCGCGCAGCCCGTGCTCGGCGCGCCGGCTGACCCGCACCGACGACATCGACGAAGCGCCGACCCCGTCCGGGCCGGCGCTTCGTGAATCCGGTCGCTGTGCGAATCCGGGGCACGGGCCTGACCCTCACCGGCCTACATCGCGATCCACCGCAACGGGATCTCGATGGTCACCTGGGTCCCCTGCCCCTCGGCTCCGGTCCATTCGATCGTGCCGCTGAGCTCGCCCTGGATGAGTGTGCGTACGATCTGCGTGCCCAGTCCCTGACCGACCTTGCCCTCGGTGAGCCCGTGACCGGTGTCGGTGACGGTCACCCGCAACTGCTCCGAGGTCCGAGCGGCGGTGATGCGCACGACGCCCTCCTGACCGGCCAGGCCGTGCTCCACAGCGTTGGTCACGACCTCGGTCAGCGCCAGTGCCAGCGGCGTGGCG from Microbacterium soli includes:
- the bcp gene encoding thioredoxin-dependent thiol peroxidase is translated as MRLEPGSPAPDFTLLDQDDRSVSLSGLRGQKVILYFYPAAMTPGCTTQACDFRDSISALQGSGYTVLGVSRDTTAKLREFRERDALPFELLSDPDHAVHSAYGVWGEKMNYGKVIEGVIRSTFVIDESGDIILAQYNVKATGHVARLRKTLGIDA
- a CDS encoding WhiB family transcriptional regulator, with the translated sequence MDWRDKAACLTVDPELFFPVGNTGPAVDQIEKAKAVCATCTVTEICLQYALESGQDSGVWGGLSEDERRALKRRAARARRAG